In Thermoplasmatales archaeon, a genomic segment contains:
- a CDS encoding radical SAM protein, whose product MLHLIDRRGRKEKCILCNKISEEVSSVLKICLSCIKNRPDEVIKIAMDAHRKIREEFRLPPLPPRDEEGILCKICANECRIGKGSKGYCGVRRNLEGKIVGEGLAHTYYDPLPTNCCAGWFCEGNKEKGYNLAVFSFGCSFNCIFCQNWEHKCIDASEIVNEEILLEKARYANCICYFGGSPEPQLPFFLKVNKRIAEETKARICWEWNGTGNKNLVRKAAEYSYVTGGTVKFDLKAFDENLNIALTGISNKRVIENFEMIANEFDKENFLNATTLLIPGYIDSEEVEKIAKFISSLDENIPYSLLAFHPDFKMLDMPFTTKKLAMECYASAKKHLKRVNIGNEHLLW is encoded by the coding sequence ATGCTTCATTTAATTGATAGGAGGGGAAGAAAAGAAAAATGTATTTTATGCAATAAGATAAGCGAAGAAGTATCTTCAGTTTTAAAAATATGCCTATCATGCATAAAAAATAGACCAGATGAGGTAATTAAAATAGCAATGGATGCACATAGAAAAATAAGAGAGGAGTTTCGCTTGCCCCCTCTACCACCAAGAGATGAAGAAGGTATTTTGTGCAAAATATGTGCAAATGAATGCAGGATTGGAAAAGGAAGCAAAGGATATTGCGGGGTAAGGAGAAATTTAGAAGGGAAAATTGTAGGAGAAGGATTGGCTCATACTTACTATGACCCCCTTCCAACAAATTGCTGTGCAGGATGGTTTTGCGAAGGAAATAAAGAAAAGGGATATAATTTAGCGGTTTTCTCTTTTGGTTGCTCTTTCAACTGCATTTTCTGCCAGAACTGGGAGCATAAATGCATTGATGCAAGTGAAATAGTAAATGAAGAAATTTTATTGGAAAAAGCAAGATATGCAAATTGTATATGTTATTTTGGAGGAAGCCCTGAGCCACAGCTACCATTCTTCTTAAAAGTAAATAAAAGAATAGCTGAAGAAACAAAAGCAAGAATATGCTGGGAGTGGAATGGAACAGGAAATAAAAATTTAGTAAGAAAAGCGGCAGAATATTCATATGTAACAGGAGGAACAGTAAAATTTGATTTAAAAGCATTTGATGAAAATTTAAATATTGCCCTTACTGGTATTTCAAATAAAAGAGTGATTGAGAATTTTGAAATGATAGCAAACGAATTTGACAAAGAAAATTTTCTTAACGCTACAACCCTCCTTATCCCCGGCTATATAGATAGTGAGGAGGTTGAAAAAATTGCAAAATTTATCTCTTCCCTTGATGAAAATATTCCCTATTCTCTTTTAGCTTTTCACCCGGATTTCAAAATGCTCGATATGCCATTTACAACAAAAAAGCTTGCTATGGAATGCTATGCTTCTGCGAAAAAGCATTTAAAGAGAGTGAATATAGGAAATGAACATTTATTATGGTAA
- a CDS encoding prefoldin subunit beta gives MAIKFEDLPPQVQNQLRQLQQLQQQIELLIQQKLQVEIRLRDTEDALEELNKLEENADVYKGVGNLIIKSEKSKLIKELQEEKESLEIRKKTMEAQENRLRERINDLQSKIQEALKTTQ, from the coding sequence ATGGCAATAAAATTTGAAGATTTGCCACCTCAGGTGCAAAATCAATTAAGGCAACTTCAGCAACTTCAACAGCAAATCGAGCTTTTGATACAGCAAAAACTGCAAGTTGAGATAAGATTGAGAGATACTGAAGATGCTCTTGAAGAGCTAAATAAGCTGGAGGAAAATGCGGATGTATATAAGGGAGTGGGAAATCTAATAATAAAATCTGAAAAAAGCAAGCTGATTAAGGAATTGCAGGAAGAAAAAGAGAGCCTGGAAATAAGAAAAAAGACAATGGAAGCACAGGAAAACAGGCTGAGGGAAAGGATAAATGACCTCCAATCAAAAATTCAGGAGGCCCTCAAAACTACTCAATAA
- a CDS encoding PKD domain-containing protein, with protein sequence MRMFDRRRNFFFLFAIALSLIFSITFREENCNCNSNPVASNLSFKFPVMQNLNPPYPSLASPKPSIKDTPSYFSWLDYEGKDWTTPARYQGNCGSCWAFAAVGGLEAIINIREGIAEIKPDLSEQYILSCLSKAGSCYGGDPYWAFHYIRSTEKDGNYRNGIITEDCMPYMASDTFPCQSKCIDWENYLVPISDYGYWIPDGSSQDRQRIKSQIMDKGPVVTYMMATDEFMEWGLKNHNSTDYFPYRPARSINHCVTIVGWKDDTNIPRGGYWICKNSWGSYWGYKGFFNIEYGSLLIDNFSIVWVEYDKNAYDWPPVADAGGPYVAKVGEEIVFDGSKSRDDSDEINSWNWNFGDGSTSKEKIARHTYSERGIYDIILRVMADEKEGIDKTSALIDVWKKGDSWTFNVKKIEVETSSLKFYGRIDDLKAEVIDDSEDYMVKIDGKIYGNFSYSSQPKLQISGRFLFNRINGKIYLEKDFSIEKIYFMLRGVALTKIGDFPFPMPLPFKGEIKIDFSSPYSIFDFPIEQKKWILNVTNLNIDAYASALFGIINYPIKYTISLGSMEIDCSGKETVQTEAGIFSAYKISIYDIVKIYYSPEIANLVKGNVNFEGINIEAELKEVNYK encoded by the coding sequence ATGAGGATGTTTGATAGGAGAAGAAATTTTTTCTTTTTGTTTGCGATAGCTCTCTCTTTAATATTTTCAATAACCTTTAGAGAAGAGAATTGCAATTGCAATTCCAATCCTGTTGCAAGCAATTTATCTTTTAAATTTCCGGTAATGCAGAATCTTAATCCTCCATATCCTTCCTTAGCTTCTCCAAAACCTTCTATAAAAGATACTCCGTCATATTTTAGCTGGCTTGACTATGAAGGAAAAGATTGGACAACACCCGCCCGCTATCAAGGAAATTGTGGGAGTTGCTGGGCCTTTGCAGCGGTTGGAGGATTAGAAGCAATAATAAATATAAGAGAAGGAATCGCTGAAATCAAGCCGGATTTATCAGAGCAGTATATCCTTTCCTGTCTTTCAAAAGCGGGGAGTTGCTATGGAGGAGATCCATATTGGGCATTTCATTATATAAGATCTACTGAAAAAGATGGCAATTATCGCAATGGGATAATAACAGAAGATTGCATGCCATACATGGCAAGCGATACATTTCCGTGTCAATCAAAATGTATTGATTGGGAAAATTATCTTGTCCCAATTTCAGATTATGGGTATTGGATACCAGATGGCTCTTCTCAAGATAGACAAAGAATAAAATCCCAAATAATGGATAAGGGACCTGTAGTTACTTATATGATGGCAACAGATGAATTCATGGAATGGGGCTTAAAAAATCATAACTCAACTGATTATTTCCCATATCGTCCAGCAAGGAGTATTAATCATTGCGTTACAATAGTTGGTTGGAAAGACGATACAAACATACCCAGAGGAGGATACTGGATATGTAAAAACAGCTGGGGAAGCTACTGGGGGTATAAGGGTTTCTTTAATATAGAATATGGAAGCCTTCTCATCGATAATTTCTCCATTGTATGGGTTGAATATGATAAAAATGCATATGACTGGCCTCCTGTTGCAGATGCGGGCGGGCCGTATGTAGCGAAGGTAGGGGAAGAAATTGTCTTTGATGGAAGCAAAAGCAGAGATGACAGTGATGAAATAAATTCATGGAACTGGAATTTTGGAGATGGCTCAACAAGTAAAGAAAAAATTGCAAGGCACACATATAGCGAGAGAGGGATATATGATATAATTTTGAGAGTTATGGCGGATGAAAAAGAAGGCATAGATAAAACATCTGCATTGATTGATGTTTGGAAAAAGGGAGATAGTTGGACTTTTAATGTTAAAAAAATTGAAGTTGAGACTTCATCTTTGAAATTTTATGGGAGAATCGATGACTTAAAAGCGGAAGTTATTGATGATAGCGAAGATTATATGGTAAAAATTGATGGTAAGATATATGGAAATTTCTCTTATTCTTCTCAGCCCAAGTTACAAATAAGTGGAAGATTTTTGTTTAATAGAATAAATGGAAAGATATATTTGGAGAAGGATTTCTCAATTGAAAAAATTTATTTTATGTTAAGAGGTGTTGCGCTGACGAAGATAGGAGATTTTCCATTTCCTATGCCATTGCCATTTAAAGGAGAGATAAAAATAGATTTTAGTAGCCCTTATTCTATATTTGACTTCCCAATCGAGCAGAAAAAATGGATTTTAAATGTTACAAATCTTAATATAGATGCATATGCATCTGCATTATTCGGAATAATAAACTATCCTATTAAATATACCATTTCACTTGGCTCGATGGAAATAGATTGTTCTGGAAAAGAAACTGTGCAAACAGAAGCAGGGATATTCAGCGCTTATAAAATCTCGATTTATGATATAGTAAAAATTTATTATTCTCCAGAGATAGCGAACCTTGTAAAGGGAAATGTTAATTTTGAGGGTATAAATATTGAAGCAGAATTAAAAGAAGTGAATTATAAATGA
- a CDS encoding slipin family protein encodes MGSMEIFLLFLLLVIIISIIASSIRVLSEYERIVVFRLGRLLGMKGPGLVFIIPIIDRPVKIDLRVRVADVPKQRIITRDNVSVDVDAVVYFRVFDANKAVTQVQNYMLATGLLAQTTLRDVIGQVELDELLSKRDELNKRLQETIDQATDPWGIKVTAVTIKDVVLSEGMQRALAKQAEAEREKRSRIIMAEGEYLASEKMAQAAKLYDKSPSAMRLRELQTLSEIAREKNLIVVTGATEIGKMVGIAKGIKKD; translated from the coding sequence ATGGGATCAATGGAAATATTTCTGCTGTTTCTGCTTTTGGTTATAATAATCTCAATTATCGCATCTTCCATAAGAGTTTTATCTGAATATGAAAGAATTGTTGTCTTCAGGCTCGGGCGCCTGCTGGGAATGAAGGGGCCGGGGCTTGTTTTTATTATTCCAATAATCGATAGGCCCGTTAAAATAGATTTGAGGGTTAGGGTTGCGGATGTGCCAAAGCAGAGAATAATTACAAGAGATAATGTTTCTGTTGATGTTGATGCGGTCGTTTATTTCAGAGTTTTTGATGCAAATAAGGCGGTTACTCAGGTTCAGAATTATATGCTCGCTACCGGCTTGCTTGCTCAAACAACTTTAAGGGATGTTATTGGCCAGGTAGAGCTCGACGAATTGCTTTCAAAGAGAGACGAACTTAACAAAAGGCTACAGGAAACAATAGACCAGGCAACAGACCCATGGGGAATAAAAGTCACCGCGGTAACAATAAAAGATGTCGTCCTGTCTGAAGGAATGCAGCGCGCCCTCGCAAAGCAAGCAGAAGCAGAAAGAGAGAAGAGAAGCAGGATAATAATGGCTGAAGGAGAATATCTTGCTTCAGAAAAGATGGCTCAGGCTGCAAAATTATATGATAAATCTCCTTCCGCAATGAGGTTAAGAGAACTGCAAACTTTATCTGAAATTGCAAGGGAAAAAAATTTAATAGTTGTAACTGGCGCAACGGAAATTGGGAAAATGGTTGGGATTGCAAAAGGGATAAAGAAAGATTAG
- a CDS encoding MEMO1 family protein codes for MERKPSVAGSFYEKDKDLLINEIKNCFLKGPGEIPQAKRGRGKIKGVVVPHAGYIYSGYVAAYVYNAIAKDGFPDKFIIMGPNHYGYGSPVAIATKGAWLTPLGKVFIHENAKNLAKGIISEDEIAHKYEHSIEVQIPFLQFLGEFKFIPICFGMQNYETSREVGEIISEEDALIIASSDFSHVSFSKFPSKEDIDEVRKIDKIAIDEILRIDAKRLVEKVEENDITMCGYGAVAAMLEAVKRRGAKNARLLKYATSYDVEPGTYCVGYSAIVIE; via the coding sequence ATGGAAAGAAAACCATCTGTTGCGGGCTCATTCTATGAAAAAGATAAGGATTTGCTCATCAATGAAATAAAGAATTGTTTTTTAAAAGGACCTGGGGAAATTCCTCAAGCTAAAAGGGGTAGAGGAAAAATAAAGGGTGTGGTTGTTCCCCATGCGGGCTATATTTACTCTGGATATGTTGCTGCTTATGTCTATAATGCAATTGCAAAAGATGGTTTTCCAGATAAATTTATAATAATGGGTCCAAATCATTATGGATATGGCTCACCTGTTGCAATAGCAACAAAGGGAGCATGGCTCACACCTTTAGGAAAAGTTTTTATTCATGAAAATGCCAAAAATTTGGCAAAGGGAATAATATCTGAAGATGAGATTGCCCATAAATACGAGCATTCTATAGAAGTCCAAATTCCATTTCTTCAATTTCTTGGAGAATTCAAATTCATTCCAATATGCTTTGGAATGCAGAATTATGAAACCTCAAGAGAAGTTGGGGAAATAATAAGCGAGGAAGATGCTTTAATAATTGCAAGCTCGGATTTCTCTCATGTAAGTTTCTCAAAATTTCCAAGCAAAGAGGATATAGATGAAGTGAGAAAAATAGATAAGATAGCAATAGACGAAATTCTCAGGATAGATGCGAAAAGACTAGTTGAGAAAGTTGAGGAAAATGACATAACCATGTGCGGGTATGGGGCGGTGGCGGCGATGCTCGAGGCGGTGAAAAGGAGAGGGGCGAAAAATGCGAGGTTGTTAAAATATGCGACATCATATGATGTGGAGCCGGGCACATATTGTGTTGGTTATTCTGCGATTGTTATTGAGTAG
- a CDS encoding M28 family peptidase, producing the protein MKKFAIAIALILLPVHFYPTDSDAKIDEKISEIIDSINEETLLFYENILASFGPHPTGSETCDMVADFIFNEFEKEGLKVEYQYWEKNGISGKNVIATLQGKTDFILIISAHYDTVEVSPGADDDSSGVAVVLTSAKILSKYSFLHTIKFVAFSGEEQGLYGSEYFARNSYKRGEKIIGDIQLDGVGYAVKEDRKVRISSNSASKWIVDMAEQIALDYKSKIDLEISRHDYMGSDHKSFYNYGYEGVFFLEYEFNPNYHTSEDTIEHININYLTKICKLASATLAKIADESIDIMTRIVEPEIGGIYFSGRKIIELDGHLTILIGKIKVRAEIISSKEVQRVDFYFDNRFYGTVYEKPYEFTYKIFAFLNHKLRAVGYIEGKSDDNEISIICFI; encoded by the coding sequence ATGAAAAAATTTGCAATTGCAATAGCATTGATATTATTACCCGTTCATTTTTATCCAACAGACAGCGATGCAAAGATCGATGAAAAGATATCGGAAATAATAGATTCTATAAACGAAGAAACACTTCTGTTCTATGAAAATATTTTAGCCAGTTTTGGCCCCCACCCCACAGGAAGCGAGACATGCGATATGGTGGCGGATTTTATATTTAATGAATTCGAAAAAGAGGGTTTGAAGGTGGAATATCAATATTGGGAGAAAAATGGAATTAGCGGGAAAAATGTTATAGCAACCTTGCAGGGGAAAACAGATTTTATTTTAATAATTTCAGCTCATTATGATACAGTTGAAGTCTCGCCTGGAGCGGATGATGATTCATCTGGTGTAGCGGTTGTTTTAACTTCTGCAAAAATTTTATCAAAATATTCCTTTTTGCATACTATAAAATTTGTTGCCTTTTCTGGAGAGGAGCAGGGATTATATGGTAGTGAATATTTTGCAAGAAATTCATATAAAAGAGGGGAGAAAATAATAGGGGACATACAGCTTGATGGGGTAGGATATGCAGTTAAAGAGGATAGAAAAGTTAGAATATCCTCAAATTCCGCATCAAAATGGATTGTAGATATGGCGGAGCAAATAGCATTAGATTACAAAAGCAAGATTGACCTCGAAATAAGCAGACACGACTATATGGGTAGTGACCATAAATCTTTTTATAATTACGGTTATGAAGGAGTATTTTTCCTAGAGTATGAGTTTAATCCAAATTATCATACATCTGAAGATACAATTGAGCACATAAATATAAATTATTTGACAAAAATTTGTAAATTAGCGAGTGCAACACTTGCAAAAATTGCTGATGAAAGCATAGATATAATGACAAGGATTGTTGAACCAGAAATAGGAGGAATTTATTTTTCTGGAAGGAAAATAATTGAGCTTGATGGTCATCTAACTATTTTAATTGGAAAGATAAAAGTTAGGGCGGAAATAATCTCTTCAAAAGAAGTTCAGAGAGTTGATTTTTATTTTGATAATAGATTTTATGGAACAGTTTATGAAAAACCTTATGAATTTACTTATAAAATTTTTGCTTTTTTAAATCATAAGCTAAGGGCGGTAGGATATATTGAAGGAAAAAGCGATGATAATGAGATAAGCATAATATGCTTCATTTAA
- a CDS encoding glycosyltransferase family 39 protein, protein MKRTHLLLLLVFAVAIIIRAIPIILYGAWGNDFGIYFYLTKKFIETKEFFMEYNGWGSSYNFFPTLYISASILCFLGMNEFFALSIVGPIFGGLCILVFYFIAREIGFNKRLSLLSSIILAVLPVHAYQTSHSAPLTLGHFFMLLSILLYLKTKKDNRWYAPLSISTLLLIFSHHLTTYFYLISIMFAIFWENFKSNYWSKNILKDVSYVILSLTSTFLYWAFFAKPVYLFMEGKHLKPLEIIILSYFLFLSSFVLIKLRRKYINFKKFGDMNDFLIFSMVPLITIICIAMGQFILLGYISIKFIAFSIPFSIIGSFGAIGWRKIENNYIKGWLLAIFFSMIFSVSLDIKSLYIERHIEYLSEPLAIFVGYGISFVAENIKNYKILIKKRVNLSYNGFAIFISILLITNVVSIYPLGEYSTNICEGIPESTINLIEWMNKSLPRDALILSDHRISNLAFAYGFNTTYDKIGNSWCPSKIWVEEWKNCMDELSFGEEKISYIIIDDIMVKKGVVIDVDKSFTLTNASYEKFQKMPFKLIYRNCTYKIPLEKINSTIDYMDYKNEEIMKNVLHWAEIYEVDWNYIKNELS, encoded by the coding sequence ATGAAGAGGACTCATTTATTACTGTTGCTTGTATTTGCGGTAGCGATAATAATCAGAGCAATCCCTATAATTTTATATGGAGCATGGGGAAACGATTTTGGAATATATTTTTATCTTACAAAAAAATTTATTGAAACAAAAGAATTTTTCATGGAATATAATGGATGGGGCTCCTCCTATAATTTTTTCCCTACTTTATATATATCCGCCTCGATACTATGTTTTTTAGGAATGAATGAATTCTTCGCTCTTTCTATTGTTGGACCAATTTTTGGAGGGCTATGCATTCTTGTATTTTATTTCATAGCAAGAGAAATTGGTTTTAATAAAAGACTATCTCTTTTATCCTCTATAATACTCGCAGTTTTACCAGTTCATGCATATCAGACATCTCACTCCGCCCCCCTTACATTGGGACATTTTTTTATGCTTCTCTCTATATTACTTTATTTAAAAACAAAGAAAGATAATAGATGGTATGCTCCTTTATCTATTTCAACTCTTTTGCTAATTTTTTCCCATCATCTTACAACCTATTTTTATCTCATATCAATAATGTTTGCCATATTCTGGGAGAATTTTAAAAGCAATTACTGGAGCAAAAACATTTTGAAAGATGTTTCTTATGTAATTTTATCTCTTACATCAACTTTCCTGTACTGGGCTTTTTTTGCAAAACCAGTATATCTCTTTATGGAAGGAAAACATCTTAAACCGCTGGAAATAATAATTCTTTCATATTTCCTCTTTCTATCTTCATTTGTTTTAATAAAATTAAGGAGAAAATACATCAATTTTAAAAAATTTGGAGATATGAATGATTTTCTGATCTTTTCAATGGTTCCGTTGATAACAATCATATGTATAGCAATGGGACAATTTATCTTGCTGGGATATATTTCAATTAAATTTATAGCATTCTCTATACCCTTCTCAATTATAGGTAGTTTTGGAGCAATTGGATGGAGAAAAATTGAAAATAACTATATTAAGGGATGGCTTCTTGCGATTTTCTTTTCAATGATTTTTTCAGTATCTTTGGACATAAAATCCTTGTATATTGAAAGGCATATTGAATATTTGAGTGAGCCACTTGCAATATTTGTGGGATATGGTATAAGTTTTGTTGCAGAAAATATAAAAAATTATAAAATTTTAATAAAGAAAAGAGTAAATCTGTCCTATAACGGTTTTGCAATATTTATCTCAATTCTTCTTATAACGAATGTTGTGAGCATATATCCACTTGGAGAATATTCAACAAATATATGCGAAGGAATTCCAGAAAGTACAATTAATTTAATTGAATGGATGAACAAGAGTTTGCCAAGGGATGCTCTAATATTATCAGACCATAGAATATCAAATCTTGCATTTGCATACGGTTTTAATACAACATATGACAAAATCGGTAATAGCTGGTGCCCATCAAAAATATGGGTTGAGGAGTGGAAAAATTGCATGGATGAGCTATCTTTCGGAGAGGAGAAAATATCTTATATTATAATAGATGACATAATGGTAAAAAAAGGAGTTGTAATAGATGTGGATAAATCATTTACCCTAACAAATGCTTCATATGAAAAATTCCAGAAAATGCCCTTCAAA